In one window of Pseudanabaena sp. BC1403 DNA:
- a CDS encoding EAL domain-containing protein, which produces MTYSLGRSLENSIILRSNLVSRQHATLLAVASKKSSCFFRIIDGSIEGKRSTNGILINGKKRFSHILSHGDEILFSKDTKAVYQVITAITNIPKINSSQNQTSESSHPKFNHRSFDDTKPFRISPLQVILEQDLSTHIHKTINQFISSPELNPQPIIELNLVGKILYLNPAALSQFPNLEETRINHPILKDLLAQLLPLVNPERKIFVREVSINEKLFEEIIHFMPWSEVIRIHIADITNQKQAEAIISYQIHHDALTGLPNRKYLHEHLVEVIEKLEDKQQLFAVLFLDIDRFKLINDSLGHSIGDLLLKAVSDRLKKLLKKDDLMVRWGADEFAIVARDINSNDDVVQIAESMIQALTFPFNCGGHELHITTCIGASIYPDHNTEVEGLIRNADMAMYRAKAEGQNSFQFYVPNMQEQSFQRLSMENNLRRALENNELLTYYQPQIDLITGKIVGLEVLLRWKHVSLGSIPPSKFIPLAEETGLITAIGTWVLRQTCLQAIAWLKMGLPPIQIGVNLSIKQLQQKDFLSCLQQILEETNLDPHFLELEITEGIMMDNVEEKIVLLNEFRQMGIQLSIDDFGTGYSALSYLKNLPIDTLKIDRIFIEYIAHNAHDRAIVASIISLSHSLDLNVIAEGVETQEQVDVLRSLGCDQIQGYFFYKALPADEIETLLRSQGITRPNRIEPAQ; this is translated from the coding sequence ATGACTTATTCTCTAGGGCGTAGCTTGGAGAATTCAATAATTCTGCGTTCTAATCTCGTATCTAGGCAACATGCAACTTTGTTGGCAGTAGCTTCTAAGAAATCGTCATGCTTCTTCCGAATAATTGACGGCAGCATAGAAGGGAAGCGCAGTACCAATGGAATTTTAATTAACGGCAAAAAGAGATTTTCGCATATATTGTCACATGGTGATGAAATTCTTTTTAGTAAGGATACCAAGGCTGTATATCAGGTAATCACTGCGATTACCAATATTCCCAAAATTAATAGTTCCCAAAACCAGACTTCTGAAAGTAGTCATCCTAAGTTCAATCATCGGTCATTTGATGATACTAAGCCTTTTCGCATTTCTCCTTTACAGGTCATTCTGGAACAAGATTTATCTACGCATATTCATAAAACTATTAACCAATTCATTTCATCACCAGAGCTAAATCCACAACCAATTATAGAGCTAAATCTCGTCGGCAAAATCTTATATCTTAATCCTGCGGCGTTATCTCAATTCCCTAATCTTGAAGAGACGAGAATCAATCATCCTATACTTAAAGATCTTTTGGCTCAATTGCTGCCATTGGTTAATCCTGAACGCAAAATTTTTGTGAGAGAAGTATCGATCAATGAAAAGTTATTTGAAGAAATCATTCATTTTATGCCTTGGAGCGAAGTAATTCGGATCCATATAGCTGATATTACAAATCAAAAGCAAGCAGAAGCGATAATTTCCTATCAAATTCATCACGATGCGCTGACAGGGCTGCCAAACCGAAAATATTTACATGAACATTTAGTTGAGGTAATCGAAAAACTAGAAGATAAGCAACAATTATTTGCAGTTCTATTTCTGGATATTGATCGATTTAAGTTAATTAATGATTCTTTAGGGCATAGCATTGGAGATCTATTGCTGAAAGCTGTAAGCGATCGCTTAAAGAAGTTGCTTAAAAAGGATGATTTAATGGTGCGTTGGGGTGCAGATGAGTTTGCGATCGTAGCTAGGGACATCAATTCTAATGATGACGTTGTCCAAATTGCTGAATCCATGATTCAAGCTTTGACTTTTCCTTTTAATTGTGGTGGGCATGAACTACATATTACGACCTGTATTGGTGCAAGTATTTATCCAGATCATAATACTGAAGTCGAGGGACTAATTCGGAATGCAGATATGGCAATGTATCGGGCTAAAGCAGAAGGTCAAAATAGCTTTCAGTTTTATGTCCCGAATATGCAGGAGCAGAGTTTTCAGCGATTATCCATGGAAAACAATTTGCGAAGAGCGTTAGAGAACAACGAGCTGCTGACATACTATCAACCTCAAATCGATTTAATCACGGGTAAAATTGTTGGCTTAGAAGTTTTACTACGCTGGAAACATGTTTCTTTAGGTTCAATTCCACCGAGCAAATTTATTCCCCTAGCTGAAGAAACAGGACTAATTACGGCGATTGGGACTTGGGTGTTAAGGCAAACCTGTTTACAAGCGATCGCATGGTTAAAGATGGGATTACCACCGATTCAGATTGGCGTGAATTTATCGATCAAACAACTTCAACAAAAGGATTTTCTATCTTGTTTACAACAAATTCTCGAAGAAACAAATCTTGATCCTCATTTCCTAGAGTTAGAAATTACTGAAGGAATTATGATGGACAATGTTGAGGAGAAGATTGTCTTGTTAAATGAATTCCGTCAGATGGGAATTCAGTTGTCAATTGATGATTTTGGCACTGGTTACTCAGCTCTAAGCTATCTGAAAAACTTGCCAATTGATACGCTGAAGATAGACCGTATTTTTATTGAATATATTGCTCACAATGCCCATGATCGCGCGATTGTGGCTTCGATTATTAGTTTGTCCCATAGCCTAGACCTGAATGTAATCGCTGAAGGTGTCGAAACCCAAGAGCAAGTTGATGTATTGCGATCGCTCGGCTGCGATCAGATCCAAGGTTATTTTTTCTATAAAGCCTTACCCGCCGATGAAATCGAGACTTTATTAAGGTCGCAAGGAATAACTAGACCCAATAGAATTGAGCCAGCTCAATAA
- a CDS encoding M61 family metallopeptidase: MKDLTSSQFNYRLSIPEPENHLLEVELAIANWQDEFIDLKMPVWTPGSYLVREYAKHLQDFEAANETGQPLSWQKISKNHWQIKCGNDNSIIKIRYRIFCNELTVRTNHIDRTHAFLTGAAVFMYVPEYQQQPYTVEIGEIKENWQIATPLPKVANTEDNLFYAKDFDTLVDSPFEIGIHNRYEFTVQDKPHSFVVWGEHNADMQRIVKDTAEIVAVEAEMFGGLPYDHYDFILHASNGFGGLEHKNSTVLLYNRLGFRKEESYLQFMNLVAHEFFHTWNVKRIRPKALEKFDYDQENYTSSLWFSEGTTSYYDQIFPLRAGLYDATHYLKLVSKAITRLQTTFGRNVQSLYESSFDTWIKLYRPDPNTHNNQISYYLKGEMVSMLLDLLIRVKTNNLRSLDRVMQIMWERFGKDEIGFSEADLHEVIETVAGFDLSTFWNDYLYGNKELDYNYYLEPFGIELRTSRQDIPFIGMTLKSKNGIPEVEKVEFGSPAQKAGISTGDMVIAIAGIRVTAENFNERLRDFAAGDAIVVTIFQQDLLRTVEVTLQEPICNQFELVQIAKTSPNQELNLRLWLSI, from the coding sequence ATGAAAGATCTCACTAGTAGCCAATTTAACTACCGTCTATCGATCCCAGAGCCAGAAAATCATCTGTTAGAGGTCGAACTAGCGATCGCTAATTGGCAAGATGAATTTATCGATCTGAAGATGCCAGTCTGGACACCTGGTTCCTATTTGGTGCGTGAATATGCCAAACATCTGCAAGACTTTGAGGCAGCAAATGAAACGGGGCAACCTCTGTCATGGCAAAAAATCAGTAAAAATCATTGGCAGATAAAATGTGGAAATGATAATTCGATTATTAAAATTCGTTATAGGATTTTCTGTAATGAACTGACCGTGCGTACCAATCATATCGATCGCACCCACGCCTTTTTGACGGGTGCAGCAGTATTTATGTATGTCCCTGAATATCAGCAGCAGCCTTATACTGTCGAGATTGGCGAAATCAAAGAGAATTGGCAAATTGCAACGCCTTTGCCCAAAGTTGCGAATACAGAAGATAATCTTTTCTATGCCAAGGACTTTGACACTTTAGTTGATAGTCCCTTCGAGATTGGAATTCATAATCGCTATGAATTTACCGTTCAGGACAAACCCCATAGCTTTGTGGTGTGGGGCGAGCATAATGCAGATATGCAGCGCATTGTCAAAGATACGGCGGAGATCGTTGCCGTGGAAGCGGAAATGTTTGGCGGGTTGCCTTACGATCACTATGACTTTATCCTCCATGCTAGCAACGGATTTGGAGGATTAGAGCATAAAAACAGCACAGTTCTTCTTTACAACCGATTAGGATTTCGCAAAGAAGAGAGCTATCTCCAATTTATGAATCTGGTTGCCCATGAGTTTTTCCATACTTGGAATGTAAAACGGATTCGCCCCAAAGCGCTAGAAAAATTTGATTATGATCAAGAAAATTACACTAGTTCTCTTTGGTTTAGTGAAGGAACCACTAGTTACTATGACCAGATCTTTCCACTGCGGGCAGGACTCTATGATGCAACGCATTATCTCAAACTAGTAAGTAAGGCGATCACCCGTCTGCAAACGACCTTTGGGCGTAATGTCCAATCTCTCTATGAGTCTAGTTTTGATACATGGATTAAGCTCTATCGCCCCGATCCAAATACCCATAACAACCAGATTTCCTACTATCTCAAAGGGGAAATGGTATCAATGCTGCTGGATTTACTAATTCGTGTTAAAACTAATAACCTGCGATCGCTTGATCGAGTCATGCAGATTATGTGGGAACGTTTTGGTAAAGATGAGATTGGCTTTAGTGAAGCTGATCTGCATGAAGTAATCGAGACTGTGGCAGGTTTTGACCTGTCAACATTCTGGAATGATTATCTCTATGGCAATAAAGAACTAGACTATAATTACTATCTGGAACCCTTTGGAATCGAATTACGGACTTCAAGGCAAGATATCCCATTTATCGGGATGACGCTCAAATCTAAAAATGGAATTCCTGAAGTTGAGAAAGTCGAGTTTGGCTCACCTGCTCAAAAAGCTGGCATCAGTACAGGTGACATGGTAATTGCGATCGCAGGAATTCGCGTCACCGCCGAAAACTTTAATGAACGCCTACGAGATTTTGCGGCTGGCGATGCGATCGTGGTGACCATCTTCCAGCAAGATTTATTACGCACGGTGGAAGTGACTTTACAAGAACCAATCTGTAACCAATTTGAACTAGTCCAAATTGCTAAGACTTCACCCAACCAAGAGCTAAACCTAAGATTATGGCTCAGCATCTAG
- a CDS encoding cytosine deaminase: MLEPSHYWIVNVRIPNCFIDSEIIGQNLEAHLTTTLQRDRLFPCHLEIRNGQISEILPSSRIAEIPTESLPIIDGKQGIMIPCFADLHTHLDKGHIWERNPNLDGTFQGALTGIYRDCTEQGNWNYDDLYRRMEFGLKCSYAHGTKAIRTHLDCPPHQVETTFKVFKELREKWKEKITLQAVSLVQLPYFSTHEGELFADAIADLGGIIGGIAHMVTGLDQYLDRIFILAAERNLSADFHADENNDPQSRTLHYIAEASLRNNFSSQVVCGHCCSLAVQDEDIANTTIDLVKEANIGIVSLPMCNLYLQDRVAERTPRWRGVTLVQEFDAAGVSVALSSDNCRDPFYGFGDHDLLEVFSMGTKISHLDTPYDNWIEAVTSRPAKLMGLPDVGKIEIGQAADLVLFKARSYNELLSRPQSDRTVFRNGMAIDTTLPDYAELDDLI, from the coding sequence TTGCCATCTCGAAATCCGTAATGGTCAAATAAGTGAAATTTTGCCTAGTTCTCGGATTGCAGAAATTCCTACAGAAAGTTTACCAATCATCGATGGCAAACAGGGGATCATGATTCCTTGCTTTGCTGACTTACATACTCATCTTGACAAAGGTCATATTTGGGAACGTAATCCGAATTTAGATGGCACATTTCAAGGTGCACTCACAGGCATTTATCGCGATTGCACAGAGCAAGGCAATTGGAACTATGACGACCTCTATCGCCGCATGGAATTTGGATTGAAATGCAGCTATGCCCACGGCACAAAAGCAATAAGGACTCATTTAGATTGCCCACCGCATCAAGTGGAGACTACATTTAAAGTATTTAAAGAACTGCGGGAAAAATGGAAGGAAAAAATCACCCTTCAAGCTGTGTCACTAGTGCAGCTACCTTATTTCTCAACTCACGAAGGAGAACTATTTGCTGATGCGATCGCTGATTTAGGTGGCATTATTGGCGGCATTGCTCATATGGTCACAGGACTAGATCAATACTTAGATCGGATTTTTATCTTAGCTGCCGAACGCAATCTCAGTGCTGATTTCCATGCAGATGAGAATAATGATCCGCAATCGCGCACATTGCATTATATTGCCGAAGCTAGTTTACGAAATAATTTTAGTTCGCAAGTAGTCTGCGGTCATTGCTGTAGTTTGGCAGTACAAGATGAAGATATCGCCAATACGACGATTGACCTTGTTAAAGAAGCAAATATTGGGATCGTGAGTTTACCCATGTGCAATCTGTATTTACAAGATCGGGTTGCGGAGCGAACTCCTCGCTGGCGTGGGGTTACCTTAGTTCAGGAATTCGATGCGGCGGGTGTGAGCGTGGCGCTATCCAGCGATAATTGCCGTGATCCTTTCTATGGGTTTGGCGATCATGATTTATTAGAAGTCTTCAGCATGGGGACAAAGATTTCGCATTTAGATACTCCCTATGACAACTGGATCGAGGCAGTAACCTCGCGCCCTGCGAAACTGATGGGCTTACCTGATGTTGGTAAAATTGAGATTGGACAGGCTGCCGACTTAGTTCTATTTAAGGCGCGTAGCTATAATGAGTTGTTATCAAGACCTCAAAGCGATCGCACTGTGTTTAGAAATGGTATGGCGATCGATACGACTTTGCCCGATTATGCAGAGCTTGATGATTTGATATAG